The genomic segment GGATCGCCGGGGTCCTGGTCACCCACGAGGCGAAGGTGACGCCGGTGAGCAGGAACATCGCGAAGAGGGCGGCCCGCCAGCGCCGCACTTCGGGGGCGAGTTGCTGGGTCGGTGTACTCATCGGACGGTGATCCGGTGCACCGCGCGCCGCACCCGCTCGGGGTCGAACGGCTCGGTGGACAGGTGGCTGTGCAGCACCATGCCCTCGATCAGCGCGTCGATCTCCGGCGCCGAATCCGCGGGGAAGTGCCGCGCCAGCGACCGGCGGCTGGCGTTCATCCAGTCCTGGATCAGCTCGCGGAACACCGGCTTGCGGATGGCGAGCACGTACAACTCGACCATCAGGAGGAGATCGCGGTCGAACCCGAGACCCTCGTCGCAGATGATCCGGACCACGCCTTCGCGGCCGTCACCGCCGGGCGGGATGGCCGCGAGCGCCGCGTCGAACCGGCTGTGCATCCGCTCGGCCAGCCTGGTGAAGGCGAGCCGGAGCAGTTCGTCCAGGTTCGTGAAGTGGTAGGTGAGCGAGCCGAGCGGCACGTCGGCGGCTTCGGCCACCGCGCGATGGGAGGTGCCGGCGACCCCGCGTTCGGCGATCACGTCGATGGCCGCTTCGATGAGGCGCTCGCGCCGTTCGGGGTCGAACCGCCTGCGGCGGGCGGGCTGAGGGGTCACCAGTGCTCCAGTCGAGTCGATGCGTACGACTGTACACATCGAGCCGGCCGTGAACCACCGGCTCCCCGCGCCCGTGTAACCGGGCAGTAGCTACTCCCCGCAGAGAGGACCTCCGGCTCGTGAGCGAGGAAACCGCCGTGGACCGCGGCCCGGTGCGCCGGGTGCTGGCCAGGGCCGGCCTGGCGCTGGCCGCCCTGCTGGTGCTCGTCGCACTGGTGGTGCCCGGCGAACCGGACCGGCTGACCCCGGGCGCGTTCGCGCGGCTCCCGGTGGAGGCGCTGGCCGGGGTCGCGCTGGTGCTCGTGCTGCCGGTGCGCCCGCGCCGGGTGCTCGCCGTGCTGGCCGGGGCGTTCCTCGGGCTGCTCACCATCGTGAAGCTGATCAACATGGGCTTCCTGGTCGCGCTGGACCGCCCGTTCAACCCGGTGTTCGACTGGGACCTCTTCGGGCCCGCGATGGACCTGCTCGTCGCGTCGCTGGGCGAGACGGCGGCGGTCGTGGCGGTCTGCGGGCTCGTGCTGCTCGCGCTCGCGCTGGTCGCCGGGCTGACCCTGTCGGCGGTGCGGCTGGCCCGGCTGGTCGCCGGGCACCGCACGGCCTCCACCAGGGCGGTGTCCGTGCTCGGCGTGATCTGGATCTTCTGCGCGGTGTTCGGCGTGCAACTGGTGCCCGGGGAGCCGGTGGCCGCCAACAGCGCGGTCGCCTTCGCCTACGACGACCTGCGCCAGGTGCGGGCCGATCTGCTGGACCAGGACGCCTTCGCCGAGGAGTCCGCCGCGCCCGACCCGTTCGGCGCGGTCCCCGGCGAGCAGCTGCTGACCGCGTTGCGCGGCAAGGACGTCGTGCTCACCTTCGTCGAGAGCTACGGCCGGTTCGCCGTGCAGGACTCGGACGTCGCGGCCCGGATCGGCCCGCTGCTCGACGAGGGCACGAACCGCCTGCGCGCGGCCGGGTTCGGCTCCCGCAGCGCGTACCTCACCTCGCCGACCACCGGCGGCGGCAGCTGGCTCGCGCACTCGACGCTGCAGTCCGGGCTCTGGATCAAGAACGAGCAGCGCTACGACAGCCTGTTCGCCACCGACCGGCTCACCCTCGGCGGCGCGTTCCAGCGAGCGGGCTGGCGCACGGTCGGCGACGTCCCGGCGCACACGCGGGACTGGCCGGAAGGCGGGTTCTACGGCTTCGACCAGTACTACGACGCACGCAACGTCGGCTACCAGGGCCCGTCCGAGTCCTACGTGACGATGCCCGACCAGTTCACCCTTTCGGCCTTCCACCGTGCCGAACGGGCGGCCCCGCACGCGCCGCTGATGGCCGAGATCGACCTGGTGTCGAGCCACTGGCCGTGGTCGCCACCGCCGCCGGTGCTCGACTGGAACGCCGTCGGCGACGGCTCGGTCTACCACTCGCTGATGCGCCCGCCGGTCGAGGGCCTGTGGTCCGACCCGGCGCTGATCCGCGGCGCCTACGCCGAGACCATCGAGTACTCGCTGAGCTCCCTGCTGTCCTATGTGGAGACCCACGGCGGTGACGACCTGGTGCTGGTCTTCCTCGGCGACCACCAGCCCTCGACCATGGTCACCGGGGACGGGGCCGACTGGGACGTGCCGATCACCATCGTGGCGCGCGATCCCGCGGTGCTCGACCGCGTGGCCGGGTGGGGCTGGCACGACGGCTTGCGGCCGGGTCCGCAGGCGCCGGTGTGGCCGATGGACGAGTTCCGCGACCACTTCCTGACCGCCTTCGCGAGGTGAGCACCTTGCCGCGGGCGGCCGGATCGGCATACTCTCAACATCGAGATGGTGTGAACATTTGAAATGCGGGGAGTTCTTCCGGATGGCAGCCGAGCAGGCACCGAGGTGCTCCTTCTGCGGGCGGGCGCAGCAGCTGGTGCGACGGCTGATCGCCGGTCCGTCCGGCGTGCACATCTGCGACGAGTGCGTCGGTGAGTGCACCGAACTGGTCGGCGACCAGACGGTCGCCCCCGAACCGGCGGAAGCGCCCCGCCCGCAGGAGATCCGCGAGTACCTCGACCGGTACGTGGTCGGGCAGGAGAACGCCAAACGCGCGCTGGCGGTGGCGGTCTACAACCACTACAAACGGATCGAGCGCGGGTCGGCGCCCGCCGGCAAGCACGCCAAGGAGGAGCCGGTCGAACTCGGCAAGTCCAACGTGCTGCTGCTCGGGCCGACCGGCTGCGGCAAGACCCACCTGGCCCGCACGCTGGCGAAACTGCTGAACGTGCCGTTCGCCAGCGCCGACGCCACCGCGCTGACCGAAGCCGGGTACGTGGGCGAGGACGTGGAGAACATCCTGCTCAAGCTGATCCAGGCCGCCGACTACGACATCGCGCGGGCCGAGACCGGCATCGTCTACCTCGACGAGATCGACAAGATCGCCCGCAAGTCGGAGAACCGGTCGATCACCAGGGACGTTTCCGGCGAGGGCGTGCAGCAGGCGCTGCTGAAGATCCTCGAAGGCAGCACGGTTTCCGTGCCGCCGCAGGGCGGGCGCAAGCACCCGCACCAGGAGAACCTCCGGATCGACACGACGAACGTGCTGTTCATCGCGGCCGGGGCGTTCGACGGCCTCGAGCGGGTCGTCGGTGAGCGGACGGGCAGGCGCGGCCTGGGGTTCGGTTCGGAGGTCCGGCAGGCGCCCGACGCCTTGGCCCAGGTGCTGCCCGAGGACCTGATGCGCTTCGGGCTCATCCCCGAGTTCGTCGGCAGGTTGCCGATCGTGACGAAGGTGGAGCCGCTCGACCGCCCGACGCTGGCCCGCATCCTCACCGAACCGCGCGACGCCCTGCTCAAGCAGTACCGCAGGCTGCTCGCGCTCGACGGCGTCGAACTGCGGTTCACCGACGACGCGGTCGACGCGATCGCCGAGCAGGCGCTGCTGCGCGGCACCGGCGCACGGGCGACGCGGGCGGTGCTCGAAGAAGTCCTGCTCCCGGTGATGTACGAGGTGCCGAGCCGTGACGACATCGCCGAGGTGATCATCGGCCGCGACACCGTGCTGGACCGGGTGCGCCCGGCGCTGGTGCCCCGCGCGCGGCACAGCCGGTCCGCCTGAAAGGGCTCAGGACTTGGGCTTGGGGCGCACGCGGTCCCGTTCCCAGCGCAGGAACATCCCGGACGCCGCGGAAACGCTGGTGAGCAGCCAGACCAGCACCCCGGCGTCGTCGGTGACGCCGATGATCGGCAGCAGCTCGGGCAGGATGTCGATCGGCGAGACCAGGTACACCAGCGCGAAACCCCACAGCGCCAGACGGCCCTTCGGCAGCCCGTCGTAGCCCTCGCGCCGGGCCCGGAGCAGCCGCGGCAGCGCCTTCGCCCGGTCGACCACGTTCCCGACCGGCACCGGCTCACCGGCGGCGATCTTGCGCCGCCGTTTCGCGGACCGCCAGGCCAGCCCACCGGCGAACACCGCCACCCCGGCGACCGCCAGCCCGATGCCGAACCCGGTGGCCGGCAGGCCGAGCACGTCGGCGTCGCGGAACAGCAGGGTCGACACGCCCAGCAAGACGAGCAGAACTCCCAGTAGGGCCACGAGGCCAATGTTAGGCGCTCGTGCCCGAACGCGTTACCTGAGCGAGATCAACGGGCCCCGGTGCCGTCCGGCGAGGACGTCGCCGTGGCACTGCTGGGGCGCGCACCAGCAGCCGAGCGCGCGCCCGCGCAGTTCACCCAGGCCCAGCCGCCGCAGCAGGTGCGGCTGGGCGTCCAGCCATTGTTCGTACAACCGCACCGACTGCGACCGGTCGGTCCTCGCCTCGGCGACGAAGGGGCTGGCGAAATCCGACTCCGGCCAGTCGTGCCGGTTGCCCGCGTGACCGATGTAGACCAGCAGCCCGGCTTCGGTCAGCCACGGCACGAGCCGCCGGTGCGGCCCGTTCTTCCGCACGTTGACCACGGTCGCCTGCCCGCCCAGCACGCGGGCGGCGCGTTCCTGCTCGTCCTCGGTCCACCGTGACGCCTGCTCCGGCAGTCCGCTGCACGTCATGGCCCCACCCTAGGGCCGCCGCCGGGCGGGGCAACCTGATCAAGCGAGCCCGGCGAAGAACCGCCGGAGATCCCCGGTCAGCAGGTCCGGGACCTCCATCGCCGGGAAGTGCCCGCCGCGGTCGAACTCCGACCAGTGCGTGAGGTTCCCGGCCGGATCGGTCAGCGCGCGAATGGTGTCGTCTCCGGCGAACACCGCGTAGCCCACCGGCGGCCCGGCGGGTGCCTCGCCCTGCTCCCACCCGGCCATCTCCCGGTAGACCTGCATGCCTTCGTAGGTGGTGTGTGCCGAGGACATCCCGGCGCCGGTGAACCAGAAGAGGCTGATCGCGGTGAGCATCTGGTCGCGGTCGATCGCCTTCTCCGGCAGGTCGTGCGCCGGATCGGTCCAGTCGCGGAACTTCTCGGCCATCCAGGCGAGCTGCGCCACGGGGGAGTCGTGCAGCCCGTAGCCGAGGGTCTGCGGGCGGGTCGACTGCATGTGGAGGTAGCCGAGCCCGTCCTGCTGGGTCCGGTTGAACCGCTCGGCCTTGGCCCGGTCCGCCGCGGAAAGGCCGTCGAGCTCGATCGGCGGGCCGAACGGCATGGCCGCCGCGGTGCCGGTCAGGTGCACCCCGGTCACGCGTTCGCCGTCAACCATCCCGAGCAGCGACGCGATACCCGCGCCCACGTCGGTGCCCTGCACGCCGTACCGCGGGTAGTCCAGCCGCCGCATCAGCTCGGCCCACGCCTGCGCGACGCGGAACAGGTTGCCCCAGCCCGCCTCGGCCAGCGGCGTGGAGAAGCCGTACCCGGGCAGCGACGGGATCACCACGTGGAAGGCGTCGGCCGGGTCGCCGCCGTGTGCCCGCGGGTCGGTCAGCGGGCCGATCACCCGCAGGAACTCGATCGGCGAGCTGGGCCAGCCGTGGGTCAGCAGCAGCGGGCGCGCGCCCGGTTCCGGCGAGCGGACGTGCAGGAAGTGCAGGCGCTGGCCGTCGATCTCGGTGGTGAACTGGGGGATTTCGTTGAGCTCGGCTTCCTGCGCGCGCCAGTCGAACTCCTCGGCCCAGTAGGTGGCCAGCTCGCGCAGGTAGTCCACCGGCACCCCGCGTTCCCAGCCGGTGCCGGGCACTTCGCGCGGCCAGCGGGTGCGGGCGAGCCGGTCGTGGAGGTCGTCCAGGTCGGCCTGCGGGATGTCGATGCGGAACGGCTTGATCTCGGTCATGAGGCGAGGTTAGGAGCCAATGCGGAAGGGTTCGTTCCGCGTTGCCGACCAGAAATCCTGCATCAGCGTCGGCGAAGCCGGCCCGTCCATGGCGAGCTGGGTGAGCAGGATGGTCACCAGGCCGGTCGAAGGAACCAGGTGGGCCGCGGTCCCGGTGCCGCCGACCCAGCCGTAGCGGCCCGGCACGGCCCACGGGTGCAGCGGCTCGACGTCGACCGAGCCGCCGTAGCCCCAGCTCTGGCCCTCCAGGAACAGCTCGCTGCCCTCGCGCTGGGCCGGGGTGAGCTGGTCGGTGCGCAGTCGCCGTACGGAGTCCGCCGAGAGCACGTCTTCCCCATCGGCCAGCAGCATCCGCGCGAAACGCAGCCAGTCTCGGGCGGTGGAGACGAGCCCGCCCGCGCCGGAGGGGAACGCGGGCATGCGGCTCCACTGCCCGTCGGGGCCGTCGGCCCGCTCGAACCCGCCTGCTGCCGCGGCACGGTAGTAGGTGGTGAACCGGTGCCGCAGGGCCTCGGGCACCACGAAGCCGGTGTCGGTCATGCCCAGCGGTTCGAAGATCCGCTCGGCCAGGAACTCGGGCAGCGACCGGCCGCTCGCCCGCGCGATCAACACGCCCTGAAGGTCGGAACAGGTGTTGTAGAGCCACGCCTCGCCCGGCTGGTGCACCAGCGGAACACCGGCCAGCGCGGTCAGCCACTCGCCGGGCGGCGGGACGTGCTGGGGTTCGCGGCCGTCCCGCTGCACCTGGAACAGCGCCTGCACGGCGGGCACGGAGAAGTCGGAGGAGAAGCCGTAGCCCGCGGTCGAGGTGAGCAGGTGCTCCACGGTGATCGGCCGGATCGCGGGCACCACGTCGTCGACCGGGCCACGCGGGGTGCGCACGACCATCGGCGCTTCGAGCTCCGGCAGCCACCGGGCGATCGGGTCGTGGAGTGCGAGCACACCATCCTCGATGAGCACCAGCACGGCGGCGGCGACGATCGGCTTGGTGATCGAGGCGATCCGGAAGATCGAGTCCTCCGCCATCGGCGTGGCGCTCTCGACGTCGGCGTGGCCCGCGGTCCGTACTTCCACGCGGTCGCCGCGCGCCACCAGCGCCACCGCTCCGGGCACCGCACCCTTCGTGACGTGGGCGTCCAGCAGTTCCTGCAGCTCGTCGTCCATCGATCCATCCTTTCCTCACCAGGACAGACCGGCGGCGAACCGCGAACTCATCGGCGTACCTCCCTACGATGGCGGTATGACACGCGTGGTGGTGCTGGGCGGCACCGGGCACATCGGCGGTTACCTGATCCCGCGGCTGGTCGCGGCCGGACACGAGGTGGTGGTGCTGAGCCGCGGCAAGGCCGAGCCCTACCGGCCGCACGCGGCCTGGCGCGCGGTCACCGCGGTCAGCGCCGACCGCGACGAGGAGGAACGCACCGGCGCGTTCGGCGCCCGCCTCCGCCAGCTCGCGCCGGACGTGGTGATCGACCTGATCTGCTTCCGGCCGGACAGCGCCCGGCAGCTGGTCGAAGCACTGCACGGCCGGATCCAGCACTTCCTGCACTGCGGCACGATCTGGGTGCACGGCGCGAGCACGCAGGTGCCGGCCACCGAGGACCTGCCGCGGCGGCCGTTCGGCGAGTACGGCGTCGCGAAGGCCGAGATCGAGAGCTACCTGCTGGACCAGGCGCGGCGGCACGGTTTCCCGGTGACCCTGCTGCACCCCGGCCACATCTGCGGTCCCGGCTGGCCGCCGGTGAACCCCGCCGGGAACCTGGACCTCGACGTGTTCCGCAAGCTGGCCGCGGGCGAGGAGCTGGTGCTGCCGAACCTGGGCATGGAAACGCTGCACCACGTGCACGCCGACGACGTGGCCCAGTCCTTCACCGCCGCGATGACCCACCGCAGCGTGGCGCTCGGCGAAAGCTTCCACGTGGTGTCCCCGGCGGCGCTGACCCTGCGCGGGTACGCCGAAGCCGTCGCGGGCTGGTACGGGCAGGAAGCGCGGCTTTCCTACCTCGGCTGGGAACAGTGGCGTGAGACGGTCGACGCCGATTCCGCCGCGCTGACCTGGGACCACATCGCGCACAGCCCGAACGCCGCCATCGGAAAAGCCCGGCGGCTGCTGGAATTCCAGCCGCGGTACAGCTCACTCGAGGCGATCCACGAAGCACTCGAATGGCTCGCGGCCCGGGGTGACCTTCCCGCGCTCAATCCGAATTCGCCTTGAGCATCGGCAATGGCACGTCGGCGAACCCGGCGGGCAGCGACCGCGGCCCCCAGTGCCCCGGATACGCGGGATGTCCCGGATACCCCGGAAAACCCGGGAATCCGGGATAGCCGCGGTAGGGCTGGCGGTGCCGGTGCAGGAACCGGTCCCCGACGATGGTGCCGAGGTAATCGCCGGTAGTGGTCACCGCGTCGGCATCACGCCAGGGGAACCAGCCGATCCACGCCGCGTGGGAATTGAACAGATAACGATCGTCCGGCTTGCGGCGGAAAGCTATCCACAAACCGGACGAGTCGTAGTAGTGGATCGCCATCACGCCTCCGTGGTCAGGCCATGCCTTCGGCGCAGCGCGAAGGGGTCATTATGCCCGGTTCCAGGCCATCGACCAGGAAATGAACCCGGTCAGCGCCGAGCCGATGCACCGCTGTGATGTGGCGCGGGATGTGGCGCGGGATGTGCGGCTGGCTGGAGCTCGGTTGACACCGCGCGCGGGCGGCGAGCTGAATGTTAGCGCTCACATGCCCCGTGATCTCGAGAGAGGACAGCGGTGTCCAGACGATCAACCAGGCTCGTACTCACCTTCGCCGCGCTGACCGCGTTGACGGTCGCGCCCCTTCCGGTGGCCGCGCAGGCCGCGCCCGCCTACACGCTCGACATCGATCCGGCCGCCGCCGGGCCCGACCTCCCGCGCAGCATGTACGGCGTCTTCTTCGAGGACATCAACCACGCGGCCGACGGCGGGTTGTACGGCGAACTGGTGCGGAACCGGTCCTTCGAATTCGACCCGGCCGACAACTCCTCGTTCACCGGACTGACCGCGTGGACCGTATCCCCGAATGGCGGTACCGCCCGCGTGCTCGACGACGCGGGCAGGCTCAACGAACGCAACCGGCGTTACCTGAAGCTGGACGTGACCGGCGGCTCGTTCGGCGTCACCAACGGCGGCTACAACGCGGGCTTCGCGATCGAGCGCGGGAAGCAGTACGACTTCTCGGTGTGGGCACGCGGCGACTCGGCCGCCCCGCTCACCGCGAACCTCACCGATGCGGCCGGTGCCGTGCTGGCACGTCCGGTGATGGTCACCGCCCAGGCCGGTCAGTGGGTGAAGTACACCGGCACCTTCACCGCGCGCGAACCCAGCACCACCGGGCGGCTCACCGTGACGGCCGGCGCTTCGGTCAGCCTGGACATGGTCTCGCTTTTCCCGCGTGACACCTACAAGAACCGGCCCAACGGGTTGCGCCGCGACCTCGCCGAGAAGATCGCCGCGCTGGAGCCGGGTTTCGTGCGGTTCCCCGGCGGCTGCCTGGTCAACACCGGCAGCCACGAGGCCTACGAGGCACCGGACTGGGAGCGGCGGCGGTCCTACCAGTGGAAGGACACCATCGGCCCGGTCGAGGAACGCGCCACCAACGCGAACTTCTGGGGCTACAACCAGTCCTACGGGCTCGGCTACTTCGAGTACTTCCAGTTCGCGGAGGACATCGGCGCGATGGCGCTGCCGGTGGTACCGGCGCTGGTCACCGGGTGCGGGCAGAACCAGGCCACCGACGACCCGGAACTGCTGCGGCGGCACGTGCAGGACACGCTCGACCTGATCGAGTTCGCCAACGGCCCGGCCGATTCGCCGTGGGGCGCGCGGCGGGCGCAGATGGGTCACCCCGAACCGTTCGGGCTGACGCACCTGGGCGTCGGGAACGAGGAGAACCTGCCGGACGAGTTCTTCGCGCGGTTCACCGAGTTCCGCGAGGCGATCAACGAGCGGTACCCGGAGATCACCGTGATCAGCAACTCCGGCCCGGACGACGCCGGGGCCACCTTCGACCGCGCCTGGGAACTGAACCGGGCGGCCGATGTGGACATGGTGGACGAGCACTACTACAACAGTCCACAGTGGTTCCTGGAGAACAACAACCGTTACGACACCTACGATCGGCAGGGGTCGAAGGTGTTCCTGGGGGAGTACGCCTCGCAGGACAACCGGTTCGCCAACTCGCTCGCCGAGGCCGCGTTCATGACCGGGCTGGAACGCAACGCCGACGTGGTGCGGCTGGCTTCCTACGCGCCGCTGCTCGCCGACCGGGACAACAACCAGTGGCGCCCGGACATGATCTGGTTCACCAACTCGGCTTCGTGGGGCTCGACCAGTTATGAGACACAGAAACTGTTCATGACCAACGTCGGTGACCGCGTGGTGCCGAGCGAAGCGTCGACCACACCCATCGTGAACGGCCCGATCACCGGCGCGGTGGGCCTTTCGACGTGGGCGACGAGCGCGCGGTACGACGACGTCACGGTGACCGCGGCCGACGGCACCGGCCTGTTCGCCGACGACTTCTCCGCGGGCGCCGGGAAGTGGACGAACATCAGCGGGCGCGGGAACTGGACCGTGGACGGCGGCTCGTACCTGCAGTCGGATGTGGCGGCCGAGAACACCATGGTGACCGCCGGGGACCCGAGGTGGCAGAACTACGACCTGACGGTCAAGGCCACCAAGGAGGCCGGCGCGGAAGGCTTCCTGGTCGGCTTCGGCGTGCGGGGTTCCGGGGACTACTACTGGTGGAACCTCGGTGGCTGGGCCAACACGCGGTCAGCCGTGGAAAAGGCGACCGGCGGGGGCAAGCAGACCTTGCTGGAGAACGGCACGCGAATCGAACAGGGGCGGACCTACGACATCCGCGTCGAGGTGCGGAACCGGCACGTGACCCTGTTCCTGGACGGCCAGAAGTGGGGCGAATTCACCGACGACAAAGTGGCCGAACCGTTCCGCCAGGTCGTCACCCGCGACGCGGCGACCGGTGAGCTGATCGTGAAGGTGGTCAACGCGCAAGCCTCGCCCGCCCCCACCCGGATCGACCTCGGCGGCACGCGGATCGCGCCGCAGGGCCGCCTCACCACCCTGACCGGCGCCCCGGACGCGGTGAACACCGAAACCACCACCCCCATCCAGCCGTTCGAATCCACTGTGGACAACCTGTCGTCCACCTTCGACCACACCTTCCCACCGCACTCGATCACCTTCCTCCGCCTACGCCCGCAGTAGACCGCCCGCCGGGCGGTTGAATGCTATGAGTGGGGCATTACTTGCAATGGATGCAAGTAATGCCCCACTCATAGCATTCCCACTGGACTGGCTAAGTCCGTTATGTCGGGAATGTGGCTTTTATGGCACACCCTCAGCGCAGGGTGCGGTGGAGGCGGTGGTGTTCGGCTGGGGTGAGGGGGAGGACGGTGCCGTGGCGTGGGGAGGTGGGCAGGTCGAAGGCGGGGGACATGGTCCAGTTGCCCGAGGTGAGGTCGGTGGTCTCGAAGGGGACGTATCCCCGGCCGCCGAATTCGTCGATGAACAGGTACCACTTGTCCCCGGTGTTCGCCTTGAAGACCGTCGGGCCCTCACCCCGCCTGATGGCGCCCTTCCCGATGCAGTCGGCGACGAAGTCCCACGACGGCGCCAGCAGGTCCGCCGAACGCTCCTGCAGCACGAACTTGCTGCACGGCGTGGACGACGACGGGTTCCGCTCGTCCTTGGTGAACCGGTGGTACACCCCGTCCGAGGCGATCACCGTCGAGTCGATCACCGAGTACCCGGGGTCGTTCCACACCCGTGCTTCGCTGAAGTGCACGAAATCCGTGGTGGTCGCGTACATCATCCGGTTGTAGCTGTCGCCGAGGTGCTGCGGGTCGTTTTCCGCGTACAGCTTCGACGCCCAGAAAACCACGTACGAACCGGTCGCCGCGTTCCAGTAGGCCTCCGGTGCCCAGGTGTTCCCGGCCGTCGGCGGCGAGACCAGCGCCGAGCGCTGTGCCGACCAGTGCACCAGATCGGCCGACTCCCACACCATGATCGACCGGCTGCCGGTGCGCTGCACCTGGTCCCAGTCGCCGTTGC from the Amycolatopsis magusensis genome contains:
- a CDS encoding glycoside hydrolase family 43 protein; translation: MPTRLLLSLIVLFGLVVGPPAVAATPDSGYLFAYFTGEGTADGEQIYFAASRGDDPLAWDELNGGRPVLTSALGDRGVRDPFLLRSPDGRKFYLLATDLRMHGNGDWDQVQRTGSRSIMVWESADLVHWSAQRSALVSPPTAGNTWAPEAYWNAATGSYVVFWASKLYAENDPQHLGDSYNRMMYATTTDFVHFSEARVWNDPGYSVIDSTVIASDGVYHRFTKDERNPSSSTPCSKFVLQERSADLLAPSWDFVADCIGKGAIRRGEGPTVFKANTGDKWYLFIDEFGGRGYVPFETTDLTSGNWTMSPAFDLPTSPRHGTVLPLTPAEHHRLHRTLR